The following proteins come from a genomic window of Sorex araneus isolate mSorAra2 chromosome 1, mSorAra2.pri, whole genome shotgun sequence:
- the LOC101544016 gene encoding tripartite motif-containing protein 75-like yields MALAAALAELHAQARCPLCRGPLRAPLTLDCGHNCCGSCLQRRWQHLQAPLPCPVCQHPCSREPRGTNTQLAQLADLVSRLPGPRPEGHAPEAQDHCAAHQQPLSLFCEDHLELLCDQCGASAAHRGHRLTPIGPAAAHHRTKLKGYLEPLRKQLQEAQRAWELQDAERQEWREQVANQRTELLWESEHLKHFLRIEHDVLDTGVLRQVSSHSKKILQGRKKLSEYRASLQRTLWDIIQLCLQPDLGLLAGVSTVHQQWDVKLPATFSYQPVEPAFILPPHYSGLQNIISKFQTDLTLDPETAHPSLIISPDRKTLSCRQGSTEPISDPRPRAFTSQEAVLGVEGFEGGRHFWQVEIRGSGMWALGVCEESWPRNSPVTPTPADGLWQLQQFTGLQLDSRRAHYRVGVFLDFELGEVSFYNLDKRSHISTLTGTFTGKLLPFFCLGSSSLNFSMTVVSQEW; encoded by the coding sequence ATGGCCCTGGCCGCCGCCCTGGCCGAGCTGCACGCACAGGCCCGCTGCCCGCTCTGCCGGGGGCCCCTGCGCGCGCCCCTGACCCTGGACTGCGGCCACAACTGCTGCGGCTCGTGCCTGCAGCGGCGCTGGCAGCACCTGCAggcgcccctgccctgccccgtgtgCCAGCACCCCTGTTCCCGAGAGCCCCGCGGGACCAACACGCAGCTGGCGCAGCTGGCCGACCTGGTCAGCCGGCTGCCTGGCCCGAGGCCCGAGGGACACGCGCCGGAGGCCCAAGACCATTGCGCCGCGCACCAGCAGCCCCTGAGCCTTTTCTGCGAAGACCACCTGGAGCTGCTGTGTGACCAGTGCGGCGCCTCTGCTGCCCACCGCGGCCACCGCCTCACGCCCATCGGCCCCGCGGCTGCTCATCACAGGACCAAGCTCAAGGGCTACCTGGAGCCTCTGCGCAAGCAGCTGCAGGAGGCGCAGAGGGCGTGGGAGCTGCAAGACGCTGAgagacaggagtggagagagcagGTGGCCAATCAGAGGACCGAACTGCTTTGGGAATCGGAACATTTGAAGCATTTCTTGAGAATTGAGCACGACGTCCTTGACACAGGGGTACTGAGGCAGGTGTCGAGTCATTCCAAGAAGATCTTGCAGGGCAGAAAGAAGCTGTCAGAGTATCGCGCCAGCCTGCAGAGGACGCTGTGGGACATCATCCAGCTGTGTCTGCAGCCAGACCTGGGCCTGCTGGCCGGGGTCAGCACGGTGCACCAGCAGTGGGATGTCAAGCTCCCTGCAACCTTCTCCTACCAGCCTGTGGAGCCCGCTTTCATCTTACCCCCACATTACAGTGGCCTGCAGAACATAATCAGCAAGTTCCAGACGGATTTGACCCTGGATCCCGAAACCGCTCACCCCAGTCTGATCATCTCCCCGGACAGGAAAACTCTGAGTTGTCGCCAGGGAAGCACAGAGCCCATCTCGGACCCTCGGCCCAGGGCATTCACCTCTCAGGAAGCCGTCCTGGGTGTGGAAGGGTTCGAAGGTGGCAGGCACTTCTGGCAGGTCGAAATCCGAGGCTCGGGAATGTGGGCCCTGGGCGTGTGCGAGGAATCCTGGCCCAGAAATTCTCCTGTGACACCCACCCCGGCCGACGGCCTCTGGCAGCTCCAGCAGTTCACTGGCCTTCAGCTGGACTCTCGCCGAGCACACTATCGTGTTGGCGTGTTTCTGGACTTTGAGTTGGGAGAAGTTTCCTTTTATAATTTGGATAAGAGGTCGCACATCTCTACACTCACCGGGACCTTCACAGGAAAGCTCCTGCCCTTTTTCTGCCTTGGATCCTCATCCTTGAACTTCTCTATGACTGTTGTCAGCCAGGAATGGTGA